The genomic DNA AGTTAATAGTGGCCACTGTATTGGCATAACTAAAAAATAATTTGTCAGGATGCTTTGTTCTTGTTAATCTTTCTTCTATTAAATCTATTTCATGAGCTAGCATTTTTTTTAAGCGAGGTTCGGTAACATAGCGTTGATCTACTTCAATACCGTAAATAGCATCTGAAAAATCTTTATCGTAAGCACTCATTGCCTTTGCAATTGTACCAGATGCACCGCCCGCTCTAAAAAAGTTACGAACGGTTTCTTGACCTGCTCCAATTTCAGCAAAGGTTCCATAAATATTTGCATTTAAATTGATTCTTAATGCCTTACTTCTAGTAGTAGGTACGCTACTAATTTTCTTATCTCCTTTTAAAGTAATTGCCATTTGGTTGTTTTTATAACTGGGGCAAAAGTAGTAAAATAAAGAGCTATCAGTCAATTTTTATATTACTTTTGTCCTAATTATGAAGATAACTTTTTTAGGAACAGGAACCTCTCAAGGAATACCAATGATAGCCAATAATCATCCGGTGTGCTTATCTGAAGATGCAAAAGATAAGAGATTACGGTCTTCAATTATGATTTCATGGGGTAATTATAATTATGTTATAGATTGTGGACCTGATTTTAGACAGCAAATGTTACGAGAAAAAGTTCAATCGATAAATGGTATTTTATTTACACATGAACATTCAGATCATACTGCTGGTTTTGATGATATTAGACCTTATTGTTTTCAAATAGGAGAAATGCCTATTTATGGAACAAGCCAAGTGTTTAAAAGTTTGGAGAAGAGGTTTGAATATATTTTTGCTACAGAAAACCGTTACCCAGGAGCTCCCACAGTCGTAAAAAATAGTATTAATGAATCTCCATTTTATTTAGGAGAGGTAAAGGTTACCCCTGTAAAAGTTATGCATGGTAAATTGCCAGTAACGGCTTATAGATTTGGAAATGTAGCTTATTTAACGGATGTAAAAACAGTAGAAAAGAAAGAAAAAGAGAAGCTTTTGGACTTGGACGTTTTGATAGTGAATGCATTGCGATTAGAGACGCACCCTACGCATCTTAATTTGGAAGAGGCTTTAAGTTTAATAGAAGAGTTAAATCCCAAAAAGGCATATTTAACTCATATTTCGCATAAATTAGGATTTCATAAAAGGGTACAGGAAACATTGCCTAATAACATTTTTTTGGCATTTGATGGTTTGCAAATCACATTATAGCATAGGCAAATTCGTTTGGCTTTTTCTCACAACGTAGCTAAGGTTATGTTACTCAAAAAAGACTTCATTAAGGCAAAAAAAACTAAATTTTAGCTTCAAAACAAAAAGTTGAAATCGCTTCAATAAGATGAGGTTATGTATTTAAAAATTCTATAAGCGTATTAATTATTACATTCTTAAAAAGTTTGGAGATCTTATTAGCAATTGTATTTTTACCGCATAAATTATTATAGATCTTTATGAAAATCATTATATCTCCAGCAAAATCATTGGATTTTGAAACAAAAGTGTCAACAACTTTACATACACAGCCTCAGTTTAAAGAAAAATCTGAAAAGCTTAATAAGAAGTTGAAAACATTATCTAGAAAAGAATTATCAGAGTTAATGAAAATTTCTGATGATTTAGCGGCAATGAATTATGATAGAAATCAAGTTTGGGCGCTACCTTTTTCTTTGGAAAATGCGAAACAGGCAGTTTATGCATTTACAGGAGAAGTATATAGAGGAATTGATGTGGCGTCTTTAGATAATGAGAAGTTTCCAATATTGCAAGACCGATTACGTATATTGTCAGGATTATACGGAATGTTAAAGCCATTAGATTTAATACAACCGTATCGATTAGAAATGGGAACTCGTTTAAAAGTTGGAGAAAAAGAAAACTTATATAAATTTTGGGGAGACGATATTGTAGAAGCTTTAAATAGAGAAATACCAGATGATGAATTATTCGTAAACTTAGCAAGTACTGAGTATTTTAAAGTAATACCGAAAAAGAAGCTTAAGGTTCCAATAATTACACCTGTATTTAAAGATTTGAAAAATGGAGAGTATAAAATGATCATGACTTTTGCAAAGAAAGCAAGAGGTATGATGGTTCGTTATATAATAGATAATAATATAACTACTTTGGAAGGTTTAAAAGGATTTAATATTGGAAATTATGGCTTCTCTTCTGAAATGTCAACAGAAACGGAGTTAGTTTTTATAAGATAAAAATAATAGAATGATTCACTATTAACAACATATGTTAATAGTGAATCATTTAAATTTTAGCAGTCGGCTAGCCCAACTGTAATAGCAAGACCTCCTTCTGAAGTTTCTTTGTAATTACGGTTCATATCTTTTGCAGTTTCCCACATTGTATCAATTACTTTATCTAGAGGTACTTTAGCTGTTTTAGGATCGCAGTCTAATGCCAGTTCAGCGGCATTAATAGCTTTGATAGCTCCCATTGCATTTCGTTCAATACAAGGAACTTGTACCAGTCCACCAATAGGGTCGCAAGTCAAACCTAAATGATGCTCCATTGCAATTTCTGCGGCAACTAGGCATTGAGAAGGGGTTCCGCCTAATAGTTCGGTTAAAGCGGCTGCGGCCATTGCTGAAGAAACGCCAATTTCAGCTTGGCACCCGCCCATGGCAGCAGATATGGTTGCATTCTTTTTAAAAATACTCCCTATTTCACCAGCAACGAGTAAGAATTTTTTAATGTGTTGAATATCGGCTTGGTGGTTTTCAATAACCAAATAGTACATCAGAACGGCAGGAATAACCCCTGCGCTGCCATTAGTAGGAGCTGTTACCACCCTTCCCAGAGAGGCATTCACTTCATTTACTGATAAAGCAAAGCAACTGACCCATTTTAGTATTTCTCTAAATTTGACTTCTGTATTTCTGATGGCAGAAATCCATTCGTCAGCATTGTTATAAGAGGCATTTTTAATTAGTTTTTGATGCGTGTCAAAAGCTCTTCTTTTTACATTCAATCCTCCAGGAAGTATGCCTTCTGTATGACAACCTATATACATACATTCAAGCATGGTGTCCCATACCCGTTTTAATTCGTTATTAATTTCATGTTCTGTTTTTAAGACTAATTCATTTCTAAAAACGATTTCTGAAATTGATTTTCCTTCTTTTTTACAATATGCCTCTAATTGAGTAGCTTTGTTTATAGGGAAAGGAAAATTATCTTTAGTGATTTCTATTTCTTCGACGCCTTCTGTTTTTTCTTGAATAACAAAACCTCCTCCAATAGAATAATAAGTTTCAGTAGAAATTTCATTTCCTTTAGAGAAACCTCTAAATGTTAACCCATTTGAGTGGAAAGGTAAAAAATCTTTATTAAAAACTACATTATCAGTAGAGAAAGAAAGTTCTTTTTCTGCATTGAATGATAGTGTATTTGTTTTTTTTATTTTTTCAATGATAAGATCGATGTCATTAATAGGGATATATTCAGGATCTGTTCCACTTAGTCCTAACAAAACGGATAAATCAGTAGCGTGTCCTTTTCCTGTTAAAGATAAAGAGCCATATAAATCTATTCGAATGCCTGTAATTGCATCAAAAATAGCGTCCTTTTTAAGCTTTTGAATCCATTGTTGAGCAGCTCTCCAAGGGCCTAAAGTATGTGAGCTTGATGGACCAACACCAATCTTTAGCATGTCAAATACACTAATAAATTGCGACATAAAATTTAGTTTGTTTGTAGGCGCAAAAATAAAAAAATCTCGTACCGATTTAACACAGTACGAGATTTTATTTGAATAGCAATAGCGTACTACATTCCGTACACAGATTCCTTGTTAAACTCTTTAACTAGTAAATAGTAAACAACAGCTCTATATTTACTTCTCTCAGATTTTCCTATTTTATCAACTACTTTAGCAATAGCATCATCTAATTTAGGACTATCTGATAAGCCTAACTTCTTGATTAAGAAGTTTTTCTTCACAGTTTCTAATTCTTTTGGGTCTGATCCTGATACAGTTTCAGCATCTCTCTTATAAATAGATGGACCTAAGCCTTTGGTTACAGCTTTTAATAAATCTGCATCAAAACTCATGTTTTTATCATCCATAAAATTTTTGTACAATGCTACCTTTTCGTCAAATTTACTCATGCTTTTTGTTTAAATAGGTTAATTCTTTTTTGTCACTTCTCAAATGTAGTAAAAATAATAAATATTACCAATAGAGAATTTTATACACTGGTTAGACGCATAATTCCATGAAAAGTCACAATGTTAATTAAATTGTTGAAAAGAATTTTTGTAACTTTAAAACAGGTATAACAGATATAGTACATTTAAATATAATTTAAGTGTATAAGAACCTGAATTGGGTAAAATAGATTGTTGAACGCTTTTAAGCAGTTAGATTTTTATGATCAAATGCTATAAGGTATTAAAACTCAAAGCCTATGTCACTATCGAAATTTGAATCAATGTTAAAAACAAATAATGTATATTTCTTCGATTCTGTGGAATTCGAAGAAATTATTCAGCATTATTTAGATTCAGGAAAGCATTCATTAGCAAAAAAAGCTGTAAAATTAGGATTAGAGCAGCACCCATCTTCTATAATTTTGAAGTTATTAAAGGTAGAATTACTAGTTTTTGAAGATAAATTAGAGAAAGCTGTAAAATGGCTATCCGAGGTAGAAGCAGTTGAACCGCATAATGAAGAGGTATTCATTCAAAAAGCAATTATTCTTTCGAAAAGAGGAAAGCACAAAAAGGCAGTAAGCATACTAAAAAAAGGGTTAGAGTATTCAAATGAACCTGCTGATATATGGTCTATCATGGGAATGGAGTATTTGTATCTAGATGATTTTGAACATGCAAGACGGAGTTTTGAAAAATGTGTAGCTTTAGACTTTGAGGATTATTCGTCACTATACAATGTAGTATATTGTTTTGATATGAATAATCAGCATCAAGAAGCTGCTACTTTCTTAAAAGAATATATTGATAAAAACCCTTATAGTGAAGTTGCATGGCATCAATTAGGAAGACAATATTTTGTGTTAAATAATTTTGAAGAAGCTTTAAAAGCTTTTGATTATGCTGTAGTAATAGATGAAAGTTTTATTGGTGGTTACTTAGAAAAAGCAAAAACACTTGAAAAATTAGATCGCTATGAAGAAGCTATAGAAAATTATATCATTACAACGGAGCTAGATGATCCTATGGCTTTCGCTTATATAAGAATAGGTAAATGCTTTGAGAAATTGAAAGACGCAGATACGGCTGTAAAATACTATAAGAAAGCAGTACATGAAGATCCGTTATTGGAAAAAGGTTGGGTTTTATTGGCCAATCTATATTACCGAGAGAAAGATTACCAAAAAGCGGTTTATTATATAGGAAAGGCACTTCAAATAGATGATACTAAGGCTTCGTACTGGCGTAAATATGCTGATATAAATTTAAAACTAGATTTTTATGAAGAAGCCATAAAAGCCTTTTATAAATGTATTCAATTAGATGATTTTGCTATTGAGATATATATAGGATTGGCTGATGTGCTACAATTTTTGGGAGATTTTAATGATGCTTTAAAAGTTTTAATAAAGGCTAAAAGAAGGTATGAAAACTTTGCTGAAATAGAATATCGTTTATCTGGGCTATTTATGATATTAGATGAAGAAGCGTATAGTTTAACTCATTTAAAAAATGGATTGGCAATCGATTTTGAATCTCATAGCATTATAAAAGAGTTATATCCAACCGTGTTTGAAAAAGAAAATGTTAAAAAGATAATATCGGAATATAAGGTTTAGAATAAAACTGTACTGATGAATATGCACCCTTTTTATCAAAAGTAAAAAGGGTGTTTTTTGTTTTTTAAGAGGGAGATATGGTTATAAAATGATCTTGAAAACCGAAAACGTTTTCGCATATTTTTGTTAGATAAGCAGTATATTTAGGTAAATTTGAGACTCAGAATTATGAAAGAAATAAAAAAAATAGGAGTTATGACTTCCGGAGGAGATTCTCCAGGAATGAATGCTGCAATTAGATCAGTAGTACGTACATGTGCGTATCACAGTATTAAATGTACAGGAATTTACAGAGGTTATCAAGGAATGATCGAAGGCGATTTCAAAGATCTAGATGCAAGAAGTGTAAAAGGAATTATTAATAAAGGAGGTACCGTTTTAAAATCAGCTAGGTCTAAAGATTTTATGACGGTAGCAGGAAGACAAAAAGCGTATGAGCAATTAAAGAAAAATGAGATTGATGCTTTAGTCGTCATAGGAGGAGATGGAACCTTTACAGGAGCTTTGATTTTTAATAAAGAATTTGATTTTCCAGTGATAGGGATTCCAGGAACAATAGATAATGATATTTATGGAACAACGCATACTTTAGGTTATGATACTACTTTGAATACTGTGGTAGATGTAATTGATAAGATTAGAGATACAGCAAGTTCACATAATCGGTTGTTTTTTGTAGAGGTTATGGGAAGAGATGTAGGGCATATAGCGTTAAATGTAGGAGTAGGAGCTGGAGCGGAAGAGATACTTATTCCGGAAGAAGATTTAGGGCTAGATCGACTATTAGAGTCTTTAAAAAGAAGTAAAGAGTCAGGAAAATCGTCAAGTATTGTAGTTGTAGCAGAAGGGGATAAAATAGGAAAGAATGTATTTGAACTGAAAGATTATGTAGAAGAGCATCTTCCTGAATATGAAGTTAGGGTTTCTGTATTGGGACATATGCAAAGGGGAGGAGCACCTTCATGTTTTGATAGAGTACTCGCTAGTAGAATGGGGGTAAAAGCTGTGGAAAGTTTGTTAGAAGGAAAGTCAAATTACATGGTAGGTTTAATGCATGATAAAATGACCTTGACACCTTTGAAAAAAGCAATTAAAGGGCAGTCTAAAATAGATAAAGAGTTAATTAGAGTTTCGGATATAGTAACGATATAGTACTAATGGAAGTGTTTTAATGGTTTTAGTAGCTTCTGATATATATTATATGTTCAGTTTAGCTTGAATGCAAACATTGTTTCCATAAAAAAAATGCTGAAGTATTTTTGGTCAAAAATGAAGAGAATCTTCTACAAAAAATATTGATTTAAAGGAATGTTTAACTAGGGGTAAAGTGTAGAAGTAGTAAGTAAAATAAACATTGATAGATTTTAAAATCTACCAATTCTTTTGTACTTATATACCCTATATTTGTAATATTATAACGTGTGAATAGTGTTGTAATTTTTTTTAGGAAATTACGACTTTAGATAAGATAAAAATTATAGAAAATGATAAAAATAGGAATTAACGGATTTGGTAGAATTGGACGTTTGGCTTTTCGATCAGCGATTCGTAGAGAAAATATAGAAATAGTAGGAATAAATGATTTATTAGATGTTGATTATTTAGCATACTTGTTAAAATATGATTCTGTTCATGGTCGTTTTGATGGAGAGGTAGCTGTAGTGAATGGAAACTTGGTGGTAAATGGAAAAACGATCAGAGTTAGTGCAGATAAGAACCCAGAAAATTTAAAATGGGATGAGATCGGAGCAGAGTATATTATTGAATCTACAGGCTTTTTTACAACAAAAGAAAAAGCAGCACTCCATTTAAAAGGAGGGGCTAAAAAAGTAATTATTTCAGCTCCGTCTAAAGATGCTAATATGTATGTGATGGGGGTAAATCATCATGAGATAACCAAAGAAGAGTTAATTATTTCTAATGCTTCTTGCACCACGAATTGTTTGGCTCCTTTGGTAAAAGTGATTCATGATAATTTTGGATTAACAGAAGGGCTAATGACTACGGTGCATGCTGCAACTTCTACTCAGAGTACAGTAGATGGTCCTAATAAAAAATGGCGTAGAGGGCGTTCGGTTGTGAATAATATTATACCAACTTCAACAGGGGCAGCAGCAGCAGTGACTAAAGTGATACCAGAGATGGTAGGGAAGTTGACAGGAATGGCTGTAAGAGTTCCTGTGGCAGATGTGTCTTTAGTTGATTTAACTTTCAAAACAGCGAAAAAAACTTCCTTAAAGGAGATTATGGCAGTTTTAAAAAAGGCTTCTGAAACGGATTTTAGAGGGATTATAGGTTATACGGAAGATGAGGTGGTTTCTCAAGATTTTGTATCAGAAACAAGAACATCTGTCATAGATGCAGAAGCTAGTTTAGAGTTGAATGAACATTTCTTTAAAGTAATTTCTTGGTATGATAATGAATTTGGTTATGCAACGAAAATAGTAGATCTATTGGAGTATTCAGCATCATTATAATAAGTAGTAGTACATTAAATAGAAAAATAGGATATGATGGAGATAGCAATTATTGCGCATGATGGGAAGAAGGCAGAAATGATACAGTTTTTAAACAAACATAAAGCAATTTTGCATCAAAAAGATATCCGGTTAATAGCTACGGGAACAACAGGAACTAAGGCAGAGAGAGCAGGATTTAAGGTAACCAAATTTTTATCAGGTCCATTTGGTGGAGATGCGCAGATTGCAAGTAGAGTAGCAGAGGGTATGTGTAATATGGTATTGTTTTTTAGAGACCCACATGAAAAACATCCGCATGAGCCAGATATAACCATGTTATTACGCTTATGTGATGTGCATGATATTCCGTTAGCTACAAATCCTGCGACGGCAGAATTATTAATGAAAGCTTTGTAAAATAAAAGGAGGGAGTAAACTAAATTACTCCCTCCTTTTATTTTATGCTAATAATTAGCTACTTAATAGCAATCATACTGATTTCTACATTTACGAACTTTGGTAGATTGGCTACTTCTACGGTTTCTCGTGCAGGAGCAGTATCTTCATTAAAGTATTTAGCATACACTTCATTAATTTTTGAGAAGTTGTTCATGTCAGAAATAAAAATAGAAGTTTTTACTACATTTTCAAAAGTCATTTCTGCAGCGGCTAAAACTTCTTTCATGTTTTCCATAACTTGTTTTGTTTCTGATTCTATGGAGTCAGAAACCAATTCACCAGTTGCTGGGTTTATAGGAATTTGACCAGAAGTGTATAACGTATTGCCACTTAATATGGCCTGATTATAAGGTCCTATAGGAGCAGGTGCTTTAGAAGTTGTGATTATTTTTTTCATGTTGTTTGTGTTTTATTACAGTCGTTTTAATTTATAAATAGTGTAAAATCTAAAAGTCAGTATTTTAAAAAAGCCTTCTATCTGGCGGTTTGTTTTTATCCCATTTTAGATCGCTTAATACAGAAGCTTTTACCCCAATAAAGAAATAGTAAGAAGAATTTGTTCCAAAAGGAGTCCAGTTAAAATTAAAGCGCCAGCTATCCAAGTCTCTAGAAAAATTCAATCGAGTGTAGGTAAATGCGTTTCTTTTAATGTCATATCCAGAAGAAAAACCAACCTTCCATTTAGGCGATAATTCAATATCTCCACTAAACATTAGAGAATTGTTGCTGATATCGCTAGTTACACCATTGCTGGCATAGTTCATAGCATATACTAAGTTAAGTGTCCAAGGTATTTTTGCTTTATATAACGCTGCTTTTTTTGTTTCCCTTTCATTATTATTTTGATTATTACTAGAATTATTAGCAAAACCATTACTTGTTTTCATGTTTTCGCCAAAAACATCAGGAGTATTTTGTGCGCCATTTCCTTGGCTATTTTGCTTAGGATCATTATCTTTTTCAAAATCTTTGCTTGATATTGAGTAATTCGCAGTAACCCTTACATTAGTCACTCTAAAAAGACTACCATTAAATTTATTAATCCGAATCCCTTTGCTATTTACTTGGTATGGATCTAAGGTAGCATTAGCATTTAGTGCTAATTTGTCTTTAAATAAACGAGTTCCAGCAGAAGCAGATACAGGTGACCAGCGCAAGCTATCTGCTGCAATATTATACCTAGCACTAAAGTTCAAATTGTTTAAGAGCGTAATCTTTTGATCTTCTTTATCACTATTAGGGTCTTTAGTAGCAACTTTAGCTTCTAGTACGTTGTTTAGCGTAATACCGATAGCGTTAGAAACACCACTTCCTGGTTGTCCATAAATTCCATTTTCAAAAGGGGAGTATGTTAAAAGGTCGTTAGGATTTGCACTTTGTTGTACTTGTAAATTATGATCAG from Tenacibaculum maritimum NCIMB 2154 includes the following:
- a CDS encoding MBL fold metallo-hydrolase, which encodes MKITFLGTGTSQGIPMIANNHPVCLSEDAKDKRLRSSIMISWGNYNYVIDCGPDFRQQMLREKVQSINGILFTHEHSDHTAGFDDIRPYCFQIGEMPIYGTSQVFKSLEKRFEYIFATENRYPGAPTVVKNSINESPFYLGEVKVTPVKVMHGKLPVTAYRFGNVAYLTDVKTVEKKEKEKLLDLDVLIVNALRLETHPTHLNLEEALSLIEELNPKKAYLTHISHKLGFHKRVQETLPNNIFLAFDGLQITL
- the yaaA gene encoding peroxide stress protein YaaA gives rise to the protein MKIIISPAKSLDFETKVSTTLHTQPQFKEKSEKLNKKLKTLSRKELSELMKISDDLAAMNYDRNQVWALPFSLENAKQAVYAFTGEVYRGIDVASLDNEKFPILQDRLRILSGLYGMLKPLDLIQPYRLEMGTRLKVGEKENLYKFWGDDIVEALNREIPDDELFVNLASTEYFKVIPKKKLKVPIITPVFKDLKNGEYKMIMTFAKKARGMMVRYIIDNNITTLEGLKGFNIGNYGFSSEMSTETELVFIR
- a CDS encoding L-serine ammonia-lyase translates to MSQFISVFDMLKIGVGPSSSHTLGPWRAAQQWIQKLKKDAIFDAITGIRIDLYGSLSLTGKGHATDLSVLLGLSGTDPEYIPINDIDLIIEKIKKTNTLSFNAEKELSFSTDNVVFNKDFLPFHSNGLTFRGFSKGNEISTETYYSIGGGFVIQEKTEGVEEIEITKDNFPFPINKATQLEAYCKKEGKSISEIVFRNELVLKTEHEINNELKRVWDTMLECMYIGCHTEGILPGGLNVKRRAFDTHQKLIKNASYNNADEWISAIRNTEVKFREILKWVSCFALSVNEVNASLGRVVTAPTNGSAGVIPAVLMYYLVIENHQADIQHIKKFLLVAGEIGSIFKKNATISAAMGGCQAEIGVSSAMAAAALTELLGGTPSQCLVAAEIAMEHHLGLTCDPIGGLVQVPCIERNAMGAIKAINAAELALDCDPKTAKVPLDKVIDTMWETAKDMNRNYKETSEGGLAITVGLADC
- a CDS encoding DUF2853 family protein translates to MSKFDEKVALYKNFMDDKNMSFDADLLKAVTKGLGPSIYKRDAETVSGSDPKELETVKKNFLIKKLGLSDSPKLDDAIAKVVDKIGKSERSKYRAVVYYLLVKEFNKESVYGM
- a CDS encoding tetratricopeptide repeat protein; translated protein: MSLSKFESMLKTNNVYFFDSVEFEEIIQHYLDSGKHSLAKKAVKLGLEQHPSSIILKLLKVELLVFEDKLEKAVKWLSEVEAVEPHNEEVFIQKAIILSKRGKHKKAVSILKKGLEYSNEPADIWSIMGMEYLYLDDFEHARRSFEKCVALDFEDYSSLYNVVYCFDMNNQHQEAATFLKEYIDKNPYSEVAWHQLGRQYFVLNNFEEALKAFDYAVVIDESFIGGYLEKAKTLEKLDRYEEAIENYIITTELDDPMAFAYIRIGKCFEKLKDADTAVKYYKKAVHEDPLLEKGWVLLANLYYREKDYQKAVYYIGKALQIDDTKASYWRKYADINLKLDFYEEAIKAFYKCIQLDDFAIEIYIGLADVLQFLGDFNDALKVLIKAKRRYENFAEIEYRLSGLFMILDEEAYSLTHLKNGLAIDFESHSIIKELYPTVFEKENVKKIISEYKV
- the pfkA gene encoding 6-phosphofructokinase, whose protein sequence is MMKEIKKIGVMTSGGDSPGMNAAIRSVVRTCAYHSIKCTGIYRGYQGMIEGDFKDLDARSVKGIINKGGTVLKSARSKDFMTVAGRQKAYEQLKKNEIDALVVIGGDGTFTGALIFNKEFDFPVIGIPGTIDNDIYGTTHTLGYDTTLNTVVDVIDKIRDTASSHNRLFFVEVMGRDVGHIALNVGVGAGAEEILIPEEDLGLDRLLESLKRSKESGKSSSIVVVAEGDKIGKNVFELKDYVEEHLPEYEVRVSVLGHMQRGGAPSCFDRVLASRMGVKAVESLLEGKSNYMVGLMHDKMTLTPLKKAIKGQSKIDKELIRVSDIVTI
- the gap gene encoding type I glyceraldehyde-3-phosphate dehydrogenase, with amino-acid sequence MIKIGINGFGRIGRLAFRSAIRRENIEIVGINDLLDVDYLAYLLKYDSVHGRFDGEVAVVNGNLVVNGKTIRVSADKNPENLKWDEIGAEYIIESTGFFTTKEKAALHLKGGAKKVIISAPSKDANMYVMGVNHHEITKEELIISNASCTTNCLAPLVKVIHDNFGLTEGLMTTVHAATSTQSTVDGPNKKWRRGRSVVNNIIPTSTGAAAAVTKVIPEMVGKLTGMAVRVPVADVSLVDLTFKTAKKTSLKEIMAVLKKASETDFRGIIGYTEDEVVSQDFVSETRTSVIDAEASLELNEHFFKVISWYDNEFGYATKIVDLLEYSASL
- a CDS encoding methylglyoxal synthase, coding for MEIAIIAHDGKKAEMIQFLNKHKAILHQKDIRLIATGTTGTKAERAGFKVTKFLSGPFGGDAQIASRVAEGMCNMVLFFRDPHEKHPHEPDITMLLRLCDVHDIPLATNPATAELLMKAL
- a CDS encoding RidA family protein codes for the protein MKKIITTSKAPAPIGPYNQAILSGNTLYTSGQIPINPATGELVSDSIESETKQVMENMKEVLAAAEMTFENVVKTSIFISDMNNFSKINEVYAKYFNEDTAPARETVEVANLPKFVNVEISMIAIK